Proteins encoded within one genomic window of Desulfotalea psychrophila LSv54:
- a CDS encoding glycosyltransferase family 4 protein, with translation MSCANYKLIYWQYNGKRIMRIVHISYHFDEYVLGLAEGLSDKVSKKFIFVSNNSNLMDSSHKAGFHGDFIKFHKPRIRNMLKNIILIIKIFFEVKSFKPDIIHFQGEHVWFIPLRLLFRKYGIVITVHDVKSHIGEEKKWIEITQHILRKMSHKFIVHGEILKNELLDKHPWIENQQIHVIPHGPLTYYRLKNSNFYKEQENTILFFGRIHHYKGLDILIKAEPLISKKIQNLKIIVAGRCSKFGEYEKLITDYNKYKIINKFIPDEEISQLFQEASVIVLPYREASQSGIIPIAYDFKKAVVASNVGAISEVVDHLKTGILVEKENVNELANALCDLLICKEKRERFGEAGHKKLYSELNWNIIGDLTVDVYQSLINNIKL, from the coding sequence ATGTCTTGTGCAAACTACAAACTAATTTATTGGCAATATAATGGAAAAAGGATTATGCGGATTGTACATATATCGTACCATTTTGATGAATATGTTTTAGGATTGGCTGAAGGACTTAGCGATAAAGTATCAAAAAAGTTCATTTTTGTTTCTAATAATAGTAATTTAATGGATTCATCGCATAAGGCCGGATTCCATGGTGATTTTATTAAATTCCATAAGCCACGTATCCGAAATATGCTAAAAAACATTATTTTAATTATTAAAATATTTTTTGAAGTAAAATCATTTAAACCTGATATTATCCATTTTCAAGGAGAGCATGTTTGGTTTATTCCGCTGAGGTTACTTTTTCGAAAGTACGGTATAGTTATTACAGTACATGATGTTAAATCTCACATAGGAGAAGAAAAAAAGTGGATTGAAATTACTCAACATATTTTGAGAAAAATGTCACACAAGTTTATAGTTCATGGCGAGATTTTAAAAAATGAGTTACTCGACAAACATCCATGGATAGAAAATCAGCAAATTCATGTAATCCCGCATGGGCCACTAACTTACTATAGATTAAAGAATAGTAATTTTTACAAAGAACAAGAAAATACAATTCTATTCTTTGGGAGAATACATCACTATAAAGGTCTAGATATTCTCATAAAAGCGGAGCCTTTAATTTCCAAGAAAATACAAAATCTCAAAATCATAGTTGCTGGAAGATGTTCAAAATTTGGAGAATATGAAAAATTAATTACTGACTATAATAAATATAAGATCATTAACAAATTCATCCCAGATGAAGAAATTTCTCAATTATTTCAAGAAGCAAGTGTGATTGTCCTGCCGTATAGAGAGGCAAGTCAAAGTGGTATTATCCCTATAGCATATGATTTTAAAAAAGCTGTCGTGGCTAGTAATGTGGGGGCTATCTCTGAGGTTGTAGATCATCTTAAAACAGGAATATTAGTTGAAAAAGAAAATGTAAACGAACTTGCCAATGCATTATGTGATCTTTTAATATGTAAAGAAAAAAGAGAGCGTTTTGGTGAGGCAGGACATAAAAAGTTATATTCTGAACTAAATTGGAATATAATTGGAGATTTAACAGTCGATGTTTATCAATCACTTATTAACAATATAAAGTTATAA
- a CDS encoding tetratricopeptide repeat protein: protein MVIPVPIMASEWGKRGLKLANVLVLAMLGILAMLSFSRWHYQSALTLLERPSLDKALAKLNLSLHYLPFHSAGITLFADDLHRIETVKGQLYFRLAANANSLSLFKKELENSARAYKQAVDLNPYDSTAMAGWASTLAALQSLSRRSDRQQLYDALPIFAKAQQLRPNSASRAYAFILYLAERGMQSQMLTEIEQLMAIAPFLFYKLRKEDFYTDSLRSAVERGALQASTSTNLRGDALGVLRNIALERKDFPTALSYCEQQLAFPYQRNSPNLYLQAGRLALQIEDTSKAISYFLEAFRQNENKNSAIEQIFNSYHGVKRETDFFLFVKRAGQERELPAITDIYLGKSLMYSGQPELAIARFQRLTTGRYAGESYYCLARIYSEQKDWDRMELAAQKAVVEDRTRPEYHYLFARSLEQQKKYPQAEAAMNEVLTTSLRPNPWYFNKRGWIRYAQKKYSAAIADWQEASRLKPEVPGFLFQISLAYQAGKNDELAREYAERAVVLEPGNARYQKQLAQLRRRS, encoded by the coding sequence ATGGTTATCCCAGTGCCTATTATGGCGAGTGAGTGGGGCAAGAGAGGCCTTAAGCTGGCAAACGTGCTGGTTCTGGCCATGCTCGGGATACTCGCTATGCTCAGCTTTTCCCGCTGGCACTATCAGAGTGCTCTGACCCTGTTGGAGCGTCCATCTCTTGATAAAGCTTTAGCCAAATTGAACCTCTCTCTACACTATCTGCCGTTTCACTCTGCAGGCATCACCCTCTTTGCAGACGATCTTCACAGAATCGAAACAGTGAAGGGGCAGCTCTATTTCAGACTTGCGGCCAATGCCAACTCTCTCTCTCTTTTTAAAAAAGAGCTGGAGAACTCGGCTCGGGCCTATAAGCAGGCGGTAGATTTGAACCCCTATGACTCCACTGCTATGGCCGGCTGGGCCTCAACTCTGGCAGCTTTGCAATCTTTATCCCGCCGAAGTGATAGGCAACAGCTCTATGATGCCCTGCCCATCTTTGCAAAAGCCCAACAGCTTCGCCCCAACTCAGCGTCACGAGCCTACGCTTTTATTCTCTATCTTGCCGAGAGGGGGATGCAGAGTCAAATGTTGACTGAGATTGAGCAGCTTATGGCAATCGCTCCCTTCCTCTTTTATAAGCTGAGAAAAGAGGACTTCTATACGGACTCTCTTCGTTCAGCGGTGGAGCGGGGAGCTTTGCAGGCAAGTACGAGCACAAATTTAAGAGGTGATGCCCTTGGCGTATTGCGAAACATCGCGCTTGAACGAAAAGATTTCCCCACCGCCCTCAGCTATTGTGAGCAGCAATTGGCATTCCCCTATCAACGGAACAGCCCTAACCTGTACCTTCAGGCGGGACGCCTGGCCCTGCAGATAGAAGATACCTCTAAAGCGATAAGCTATTTTTTAGAGGCCTTTCGTCAGAACGAGAACAAAAACAGCGCTATTGAGCAGATATTTAACAGTTATCACGGGGTAAAACGGGAGACAGATTTTTTTCTCTTTGTTAAAAGAGCCGGGCAGGAGAGAGAGTTGCCAGCAATAACCGATATCTACCTTGGTAAAAGTCTGATGTATAGCGGCCAACCCGAACTTGCCATTGCCCGTTTTCAGCGGCTGACCACAGGTCGCTATGCTGGCGAGAGCTACTACTGTCTTGCCCGTATCTACAGTGAGCAGAAGGATTGGGATCGGATGGAGCTTGCCGCCCAGAAAGCAGTTGTTGAAGATAGGACAAGGCCTGAATACCACTACCTTTTTGCCAGGTCTCTTGAGCAGCAGAAGAAATATCCCCAGGCCGAAGCGGCCATGAATGAGGTCCTTACCACAAGCCTGAGGCCAAACCCCTGGTATTTCAATAAACGTGGCTGGATTCGTTATGCCCAAAAAAAGTACAGTGCTGCCATTGCTGACTGGCAAGAGGCAAGCAGGCTTAAACCCGAAGTACCAGGCTTTCTGTTTCAGATCTCCCTGGCCTATCAGGCCGGCAAAAACGATGAGCTTGCCAGAGAGTATGCAGAGAGAGCAGTTGTTCTGGAGCCTGGCAACGCAAGGTACCAGAAACAGTTGGCCCAGCTCAGGAGGAGATCATGA
- a CDS encoding transcriptional activator RfaH, with product MMRDNETEGHWYAIRTKNKKEEVAKFNYQRQGYTVYLPLLRKTVHHARSTTEKLVAFFPGYLFLNLAPAEQNWTAIASTRGSLGALCFGDSYIEIPGWVISDLKAREDKGLSILAKDLIKENLTPGSVVTVNIPGLESVEAVVYSIRGSENVDVLLNILSRQVKTTVSLDRIKID from the coding sequence ATGATGAGAGATAACGAAACTGAAGGTCATTGGTATGCAATTCGTACCAAGAACAAAAAAGAAGAGGTCGCCAAATTCAACTATCAACGACAGGGGTATACTGTGTACCTACCCCTGCTTCGCAAAACTGTCCATCACGCGAGAAGCACTACTGAAAAGCTTGTTGCCTTTTTCCCTGGTTACCTTTTTCTCAACCTTGCCCCGGCAGAACAAAACTGGACTGCAATAGCTTCAACCCGTGGTTCACTTGGGGCACTGTGTTTTGGAGATAGCTATATCGAGATCCCTGGTTGGGTGATAAGCGACCTTAAAGCCCGAGAAGATAAAGGCCTCTCTATCCTAGCAAAAGACCTCATAAAAGAAAACCTGACACCCGGCTCTGTCGTCACAGTCAATATCCCTGGTTTAGAAAGTGTTGAGGCTGTAGTTTACTCCATTCGGGGAAGTGAGAATGTGGATGTCTTACTCAATATCCTCAGTCGACAGGTTAAAACCACGGTGTCGTTAGATCGCATCAAGATTGATTGA
- a CDS encoding Coenzyme F420 hydrogenase/dehydrogenase, beta subunit C-terminal domain produces the protein MKIKHLFVSETQANTYTFFSDFNDSAHYGFTMIHLNTKEDCCGCHACLSICPAKCIQMLPDTEGFLYPMVDESLCPECGLCESVCPVINPPRQEGDSVAFAAWNRNEDVRADSSSGGVFNALMQCTFEQNGVVFGAAFDDSMTLCHQAAHNEVEGQALRGSKYLQSTIGTAYQEARKYLKQGRQVLFSGTPCQIAGLYAFLRKEYDNLLTCDVVCHGVPSPKVFAAYRAELERQHGAKAQRIAFRRKNFGWKRFSVSLSFDNDTEYRRVLNEDAFMIGFLSNTYLRPSCHACNFSRLPRVADISLADFWGVGTHHPEWDDDRGTSLVIVQTEKGKSAFDACRQDITVHDADLNVAIQSNPCICGSVAPGARREAFFSDLNTLPFEKVMKRYMRPTPLWRRRAGKVKRLAGRVLRRMRVI, from the coding sequence ATGAAAATTAAGCACTTGTTTGTCTCAGAGACCCAGGCAAACACTTATACGTTTTTTAGCGATTTCAATGATTCTGCCCACTATGGATTTACAATGATTCATCTAAATACAAAAGAAGACTGCTGCGGCTGTCATGCGTGTCTGTCTATATGTCCGGCTAAATGTATACAGATGCTTCCCGATACAGAGGGGTTTCTTTATCCGATGGTTGATGAATCTCTTTGTCCTGAATGCGGGCTTTGCGAATCGGTGTGTCCTGTAATCAATCCTCCTCGGCAGGAAGGGGATTCGGTAGCCTTTGCCGCGTGGAATCGGAATGAGGATGTTCGTGCGGACAGTTCCTCTGGGGGGGTTTTCAATGCTCTTATGCAGTGCACCTTTGAACAAAACGGGGTCGTTTTTGGTGCTGCATTTGATGATTCCATGACTCTCTGTCATCAAGCCGCTCACAATGAGGTGGAAGGGCAGGCATTGCGGGGGTCAAAATATTTGCAGAGTACCATCGGTACTGCGTATCAGGAGGCCCGGAAATATCTCAAGCAGGGTCGGCAGGTTTTGTTTTCAGGCACCCCGTGCCAGATAGCCGGACTGTATGCTTTTCTCCGCAAAGAGTATGATAATCTCCTTACCTGTGATGTTGTATGCCACGGTGTGCCTTCTCCGAAAGTTTTTGCGGCGTACCGTGCCGAGCTTGAGCGCCAGCATGGCGCGAAAGCGCAGAGAATCGCTTTCAGACGAAAGAATTTTGGCTGGAAGCGATTCTCTGTATCCTTGTCATTCGACAACGATACAGAGTATCGCCGTGTTTTGAACGAAGATGCATTCATGATCGGTTTTTTATCCAATACATACTTGCGCCCGTCATGCCATGCGTGCAATTTTTCGCGTCTGCCCAGAGTTGCAGATATTTCATTGGCTGATTTCTGGGGTGTCGGGACACATCATCCGGAGTGGGATGATGATCGGGGAACTTCGCTGGTTATCGTCCAGACGGAAAAGGGAAAGAGTGCCTTTGATGCCTGTCGGCAGGATATCACGGTACATGATGCGGATTTGAACGTGGCAATTCAGTCGAACCCTTGTATTTGCGGTTCGGTTGCACCGGGGGCGCGTCGTGAAGCATTTTTCAGCGACTTGAACACTCTTCCTTTTGAAAAAGTAATGAAACGCTATATGCGGCCAACTCCGCTGTGGCGTAGAAGGGCTGGCAAGGTGAAAAGACTGGCTGGCCGAGTTCTGCGTCGGATGCGGGTGATATAA
- a CDS encoding O-antigen ligase family protein, producing the protein MNRQQIYDSLAMASLFALLLFAPLARGSVSPWAQSTLQILVIITSYFTFLKVTSSNRALFIPTPLFYPILALILWTLLSFALSPLKGVGVDALMLLFTYILLYYSVIHLIDSRKKERMLVCLLIGLGIFLSIFGFFKMLGYKPFPWWDYLQHDTFITSTYGNHNHLAGYLEMVIPLSLCLFLTRTRRGVSFFALLLISLILLAAHIATLSRGGWLALALSLLFMATVLLGQKRFRAKKLLLLIISFTLLLSIFILAGSDILERLLSLTDQETVAGLNGRSHTWQGVYKMIAAHPFIGSGPGSFATIFTQFQLPGTSARFYYAHNDYLQFIAELGLPVVLIILWALLTVAKQACRKIKEASRQTWGFTLAALAGLLAIACHSSVDFNLHIPANALIFTVLISLVGSGPKQIEKSKGGVA; encoded by the coding sequence ATGAACCGTCAGCAAATCTATGACTCTCTTGCCATGGCCTCTCTCTTTGCCCTACTCCTCTTTGCCCCCCTCGCCCGGGGCAGCGTCTCTCCCTGGGCCCAATCGACTCTGCAGATTCTTGTTATTATCACCAGCTACTTCACCTTCCTAAAAGTTACCAGCAGCAACAGAGCTCTCTTTATTCCAACCCCTCTCTTCTATCCCATTCTGGCCCTGATTCTCTGGACCCTGCTCAGCTTTGCCCTCTCTCCGCTAAAAGGTGTTGGCGTCGATGCCCTGATGCTGCTCTTTACCTATATCCTCTTATACTACTCAGTGATCCATCTGATCGATAGCCGTAAGAAGGAGCGGATGCTGGTCTGTTTGCTCATTGGGCTGGGGATTTTCCTCTCTATCTTTGGTTTTTTTAAGATGCTTGGCTACAAGCCCTTCCCCTGGTGGGACTATCTTCAGCATGATACATTTATAACCAGTACCTACGGCAATCATAACCATTTGGCGGGCTATCTGGAGATGGTTATTCCCTTGAGCCTCTGCCTTTTTCTCACTCGAACGAGAAGGGGCGTAAGCTTTTTTGCCCTGTTGCTGATCAGCTTGATTTTGCTAGCTGCCCATATCGCCACCCTCTCCCGGGGTGGCTGGCTAGCCCTTGCCCTCTCCCTCCTCTTTATGGCAACTGTTCTTCTTGGCCAAAAGCGCTTTAGAGCGAAAAAGCTTCTCCTGCTCATCATCTCCTTCACCCTCCTCCTCTCGATTTTTATCCTGGCCGGCTCCGACATCCTCGAACGTCTGCTCTCCCTTACCGATCAGGAGACAGTTGCCGGGCTGAATGGTCGCAGCCACACCTGGCAGGGCGTCTATAAAATGATTGCGGCCCACCCCTTCATAGGCTCTGGCCCCGGCTCCTTCGCCACCATCTTTACCCAGTTTCAACTACCGGGAACCAGTGCCCGCTTCTACTATGCCCATAACGACTATCTGCAGTTCATCGCCGAACTTGGTCTGCCCGTAGTGCTGATTATCCTTTGGGCTTTACTCACTGTTGCTAAACAAGCTTGTAGGAAAATAAAAGAGGCTAGCCGACAAACCTGGGGATTCACCTTGGCTGCTCTGGCTGGGCTGCTGGCAATTGCCTGTCACTCCTCTGTCGATTTTAATCTGCATATTCCGGCCAATGCTCTCATTTTTACCGTGCTGATCAGCCTCGTTGGATCTGGCCCTAAGCAGATCGAAAAAAGTAAAGGGGGTGTGGCTTAG
- a CDS encoding EpsG family protein: MLLAYTIYTLVFVFTMSLMRLSVKINRNSNVIENNEIWPIWYMITLFYTLTIGTRENVGIDYLSYKYHFLLVESSNNFLTKDLIYYLFLPIVNNYGYNWFILFLAFITIWYFLQIMKENIHIVVWCFFFFFGLGIFFLSLNIMRQTAASFIIFYSITKFLKKDYISFSFHFIFALVIHKAGIIVLPLLFIVQRDILKSVKLQLVLFFICLTCGNFFFNNILSLLTDRLSFLNLGQYNYYIRNIDYVLAKTARNYSEANSTGLFVLLLIVVDTVAIYFSPLLKSNYNKNGFILFYNLYYIGIILHPILLSHETGVRLASYFVFYRFYIYATLFHFIFKSRNNILLRVFCIYVLISCIAYYYVTIYRCRMEIAPYQFIFNFF; the protein is encoded by the coding sequence ATGTTACTTGCATACACAATATATACTTTAGTTTTTGTATTTACGATGAGCTTGATGCGCTTATCAGTCAAAATCAATCGCAACTCCAATGTTATAGAAAATAATGAGATTTGGCCTATTTGGTATATGATCACTTTATTTTATACTTTAACAATTGGAACAAGAGAAAATGTCGGCATTGATTACCTTTCGTACAAATATCATTTTTTGCTTGTAGAGAGTAGTAACAATTTTTTAACAAAAGACCTGATCTACTACCTTTTTCTCCCAATTGTTAATAATTATGGATATAATTGGTTTATTCTATTTTTGGCATTTATAACTATTTGGTATTTCCTTCAAATCATGAAAGAAAATATCCATATCGTAGTTTGGTGCTTTTTCTTCTTTTTTGGATTAGGAATTTTTTTCTTGTCGTTGAATATTATGCGACAAACAGCTGCCAGCTTCATAATTTTTTATTCCATCACAAAGTTCTTAAAGAAGGACTATATATCATTTTCGTTTCATTTTATATTTGCACTAGTTATTCACAAAGCTGGCATAATTGTCCTGCCTTTACTCTTTATTGTTCAACGAGATATTTTAAAATCAGTAAAATTGCAACTTGTTCTTTTTTTCATTTGCTTAACATGTGGAAATTTTTTCTTTAATAATATTCTAAGCCTTTTGACCGATAGACTTTCGTTTTTAAACTTAGGACAGTATAACTATTATATTAGAAATATAGACTATGTTCTTGCAAAGACTGCTCGGAACTATTCTGAAGCAAATTCAACTGGTTTATTTGTGTTATTGTTAATTGTAGTTGATACGGTAGCAATTTATTTTAGCCCCTTACTTAAATCTAATTATAATAAAAATGGATTTATTTTATTTTACAATTTATACTATATAGGAATTATCTTGCATCCCATTTTGTTAAGCCACGAAACGGGAGTTAGGCTGGCCAGCTATTTTGTGTTTTATAGGTTTTATATATATGCGACGCTTTTCCATTTCATTTTTAAAAGTAGGAATAATATTTTACTTAGGGTGTTTTGTATTTACGTCTTAATCTCTTGTATAGCATACTATTATGTCACAATCTATAGATGTCGTATGGAAATAGCGCCCTACCAATTTATTTTCAATTTTTTTTAG
- a CDS encoding polysaccharide pyruvyl transferase family protein encodes MKVGILTLPFNNNYGGLLQSYALQTYLKKQGHDVLVIQRVSSQISNFQNFKNLVKKMIGFCPIIIDYSAMKEFEYSNMKLTKPITCRKDYNCIDYSFDAFIVGSDQVWRFDYTKDSKKEYFFDFVASSNKTLLSFAASFGIDKWTIDEQETENIKQLLNRFTAVSVREDSGIQLCADHLNFKAELVLDPAFLLHADEYRSLHVQEENNQGKVLHYLLDDNPAYSELSRKVCEILQKDSFTVGRKLEKRVLFWSFFHYRSVYSWINGFNDADFVFTDSFHGVVFSIIFNKPFIAYANKKRGYTRFNSLLNIFGLNDRLVFDLTDFSSDIIKSSIDWDKVNKIIQQERIKSDVFLRCLGTLE; translated from the coding sequence ATGAAAGTAGGAATATTAACGCTACCCTTTAATAACAATTATGGCGGATTATTGCAATCATACGCACTGCAGACATATTTGAAAAAGCAAGGGCATGATGTCTTAGTTATTCAAAGGGTTTCAAGTCAAATATCAAATTTTCAAAATTTTAAAAATTTAGTTAAGAAGATGATAGGGTTTTGTCCAATAATTATTGATTACTCTGCAATGAAAGAGTTTGAATACAGCAATATGAAACTTACAAAACCAATTACATGCAGAAAAGATTATAATTGTATTGATTATTCTTTTGATGCATTCATTGTTGGTAGCGATCAGGTCTGGCGTTTCGATTATACTAAGGATAGTAAAAAAGAATATTTTTTTGACTTCGTAGCGAGTTCCAATAAAACATTACTATCCTTTGCTGCCTCTTTCGGCATTGACAAATGGACGATAGACGAGCAAGAAACTGAAAATATAAAACAATTATTAAATCGATTCACTGCTGTTTCTGTGCGGGAAGATTCTGGGATCCAATTGTGCGCAGATCATCTCAATTTTAAAGCGGAACTGGTGCTTGATCCTGCTTTTTTGCTGCATGCTGATGAGTACCGTAGCTTGCACGTGCAGGAGGAAAATAATCAAGGGAAGGTATTGCACTATCTTTTAGACGATAATCCTGCATACAGCGAATTATCGAGAAAAGTGTGTGAAATTTTGCAAAAGGATTCCTTTACTGTAGGTAGGAAGTTGGAGAAACGAGTACTGTTTTGGTCTTTTTTTCACTACCGGTCGGTTTATAGTTGGATTAATGGTTTTAACGATGCAGACTTTGTATTTACTGACTCATTTCATGGAGTTGTATTTTCTATTATCTTTAATAAGCCATTTATCGCTTATGCAAATAAAAAAAGAGGGTATACTAGATTTAATTCATTACTAAACATATTTGGTTTAAATGATAGGTTGGTTTTTGACCTTACTGATTTCTCAAGTGATATAATAAAAAGCTCAATTGATTGGGATAAAGTAAATAAAATAATCCAGCAAGAGAGGATTAAATCTGATGTATTTCTTAGATGTTTGGGGACGTTGGAGTGA
- a CDS encoding lipopolysaccharide biosynthesis protein — MNPSHRIIINTAATYTRSVFAIGLALFSSRWVLNALGQTDFGLFTVVGSLIIFISFLNSVMAASASRHFAYAMGQGNPEEVKRWFNAAFSIHLCLATGLILTGWPLGEYVIANYLTIPADRISACLWVFRISLVSTFFGMVSVPFIAMFTAKQHMPEIASWGMVQSVLTFILAFFLTQASGDRLLWYAGGMAMIPVFVQSCQIFRALFLFRECAVERRYWFDKKRLKEIFSFAIWNLIGCLGALLRNQGSAILLNIFFGAKVNAAYAIANQVSAQTNQLSAAMMGAFSPEITSCEGRGDRERMLSLSLRSTKFATILILLFAIPLMTEMEYVLKLWLRQPPEYTAMFCRLILTTFLIDRLTSGYMLAINAHGRIAVYQATLGTSLVLTLPLAWLFLKLGYPPTSVGVAFIITMTVCSLGRVLWGQRLLGMPVTKWLTSVLIPCGMVATAATLSALLSRCLLSPSFSRLVLTTAVCIVVSLLASWLWALDDSERGFACRAGKRLVGKASLLLNKA; from the coding sequence ATGAATCCCTCGCATCGTATTATTATCAACACGGCAGCTACATATACCCGTTCTGTTTTCGCCATCGGCCTGGCGCTGTTTAGCAGTCGCTGGGTGCTGAATGCTCTGGGGCAAACTGATTTCGGCCTTTTTACGGTTGTCGGTTCCCTCATTATTTTCATCTCTTTTCTGAACTCGGTCATGGCAGCAAGTGCCTCCCGACACTTTGCCTATGCCATGGGGCAAGGGAATCCTGAAGAGGTGAAGCGCTGGTTCAACGCTGCATTCAGTATTCATCTCTGTCTTGCAACGGGTTTGATCCTGACCGGGTGGCCCCTCGGCGAATATGTCATTGCAAACTATCTTACCATTCCGGCAGACCGCATAAGCGCCTGCCTATGGGTTTTTCGCATTTCGCTGGTCTCCACCTTTTTTGGCATGGTCTCCGTACCGTTTATCGCCATGTTCACCGCCAAACAGCATATGCCTGAAATTGCCAGTTGGGGAATGGTTCAATCCGTTTTAACCTTTATCCTTGCATTTTTTCTGACCCAGGCTTCGGGTGACCGCCTCTTATGGTATGCTGGCGGGATGGCAATGATTCCTGTCTTTGTGCAATCCTGCCAGATATTCCGAGCTCTTTTTCTTTTCAGGGAATGTGCTGTGGAAAGGCGGTATTGGTTCGATAAAAAACGGCTGAAGGAAATTTTTTCATTCGCCATCTGGAATCTAATCGGCTGCCTTGGAGCATTGCTTCGTAATCAAGGCTCGGCTATTTTGCTGAATATATTTTTCGGTGCCAAGGTTAATGCTGCCTACGCTATCGCCAATCAGGTTTCCGCCCAAACCAACCAACTTTCCGCTGCCATGATGGGTGCATTTTCCCCGGAGATCACTTCCTGCGAGGGGCGGGGTGATCGTGAACGGATGCTGTCGTTATCCCTTCGATCCACCAAATTCGCCACAATCCTCATCCTCCTGTTCGCCATTCCCCTAATGACTGAAATGGAATACGTACTGAAACTCTGGCTCCGTCAGCCCCCGGAATATACCGCCATGTTCTGCCGCTTGATCCTGACCACTTTTCTGATCGATCGCCTGACCTCGGGATATATGCTTGCCATAAATGCCCACGGCAGGATCGCCGTCTACCAGGCAACCCTTGGCACAAGCCTGGTTCTAACCCTGCCCCTGGCCTGGCTCTTTCTTAAACTCGGCTATCCGCCCACAAGCGTTGGGGTGGCATTTATCATCACCATGACTGTTTGTTCTCTGGGCAGGGTTCTATGGGGTCAAAGGCTGCTCGGCATGCCGGTCACCAAATGGCTCACGTCAGTCCTCATACCCTGCGGCATGGTTGCCACTGCCGCCACCCTCAGCGCCCTGCTGTCCCGTTGTCTTTTGTCACCGTCTTTTAGCCGATTGGTTTTAACCACGGCAGTTTGTATTGTAGTTTCTTTGCTGGCCAGTTGGTTATGGGCACTGGATGACTCGGAGCGGGGCTTTGCTTGCAGGGCAGGTAAACGGCTAGTGGGTAAAGCATCTTTGCTTTTGAATAAGGCATAG
- a CDS encoding CpsD/CapB family tyrosine-protein kinase, translating to MFFQKRAESKTDSGVKALLSNFSVKSRYAESYRTLRTNLHFASLDKKLQVLLVTSALPGEGKSTTVANLARTMAQMGQSVLMVDADLRRPGLTTCFCSGKVKPRFGLSSLISETLGQTLLESEHLMESLAQTVIATEYDNLFLLPSGAIPPNPLALFGAQGLSAIFAACRQRYDMVIVDTSPVLPASDALMLSPYCDGALMIVQFGGGNKKALKDALTRIEGSGANVLGAVLNQADSRESSYYGYPSAYYGE from the coding sequence ATGTTTTTCCAGAAGAGAGCTGAGAGTAAAACAGATAGCGGTGTCAAGGCACTGTTGAGTAATTTTTCTGTTAAATCGCGGTATGCCGAATCCTATCGAACTTTACGAACCAATCTCCACTTTGCCAGCCTTGATAAAAAGTTGCAGGTGCTCTTGGTGACCAGCGCTTTGCCGGGGGAGGGAAAATCTACCACCGTTGCCAATCTCGCCCGCACCATGGCCCAGATGGGGCAGTCAGTTCTGATGGTGGATGCTGATTTGCGAAGGCCAGGTCTGACGACCTGCTTTTGCTCGGGAAAAGTTAAACCCAGGTTCGGGCTCTCCTCATTGATCAGTGAAACCTTGGGGCAAACCCTTCTGGAGAGTGAGCATCTTATGGAGAGTCTTGCCCAGACTGTTATTGCCACAGAGTATGATAATCTCTTTTTGCTTCCCTCGGGAGCGATCCCCCCCAATCCTCTTGCCCTTTTTGGGGCTCAAGGGCTTTCGGCCATTTTTGCTGCCTGTCGCCAGAGGTATGATATGGTGATTGTGGACACCTCGCCGGTGTTGCCGGCCAGTGATGCCTTGATGTTGAGCCCATATTGTGATGGCGCCTTGATGATTGTTCAGTTTGGGGGAGGCAATAAGAAGGCACTCAAAGATGCCTTAACTCGGATAGAGGGCTCGGGTGCCAATGTTCTGGGGGCTGTGTTGAACCAGGCAGATAGCCGTGAAAGCAGCTACTATGGTTATCCCAGTGCCTATTATGGCGAGTGA